GGAGCTTTGTCGTTCACGAATGCTTCGACGTGTGCGGGTTGGGGAGGCAAGCCGGTCAGGTCGAAAGTGACGCGGCGGATCAGAGTACGTCGATCTGCTTCGGGAGACGGCTTGAGTCCTTCTTTTTCCAGTCGCGACAGAATGAATTGATCAATGGGGCTTCGGACCCCGTTTTTTTGTTTGATGGCGGGCGCGGGGACTTTTTTCGGTGTCACAAAGGACCAGTGGTCCTGCCATTCCGCGCCTTCCTGAATCCAGCGTTTGAGCAGAGCTGTTTCTTCGGCGGTCAGTTTTTTGCCACTGTCTGCCGGCGGCATGATGAGGTCGGCATCGGCGGTGGTGATGCGGGTAATGAGTTCGCTTTGTTCGATGTTGCCGGGAACGATGGCTTTGTGCCCGTCCAGGTCGGCAAAGGCGCCTTCTCTGGTATCAAAGCGGAGGTCGGCGGCCCGTTTTTTGACATCCGGTCCGTGGCATTGAAAACAGTTTTCCGAAAGAATTGAACGGATTTTCGTAGGAGAGACTTTTTCGGAATTCTGTGCCTGCACCGAATTTAGTGAGCAGCAGAGCAACGTTAGCAGCAGAGCAGGGAAACAGCGTTTGCTCAAACACACAAGAAGCATGACATTCACCTTCTGGGTAGTAATTTTCAAGTTGATGGCCTGTCGCCGGGAGTGGTGGCGTTGTTGGATCAACTTGTCAATGAATCTCTGGTGATACCTGTCCGACCGACAAGCCAAATAGTTTGCAGCGGCGGTAGCTGAGCCACATGACTCAGCAGGCGGGATGGTAGTGTATTCAGGAATGGAGGAGCAAAGCTGAAATTCCTGAATTCAGGTTCATTCTCTCATTCTAATCACAGCGAAAAGCCTTTGCAAGACGTCGATAATTAGAATTTGACGTATCTTGTTGTGAATCAAATGTTTCGGTCAGGTCTGGAGTTACGCTGATCTGATGCGTCATGCTCAATCTCAGGGCGGTTCTGGCATACCTCTGGTCTTTCTATGAGGGACGTTTTTTTGTCGACTGATGAGTAAGCACGTTTGTAAATTTTACGTTGGAGAGATGGTATTTGTTGGACGGAAATGAGTCGTCTCGGGAGAAGCGGGAGATGGAGTCATGACGATAGTGGGAATCATAAGACGAATTTGCTTTGGTTTTGTTTTGGATTAATATTCGAAAAGGGAACCTGCCGAGTTTGCCTGTGTCCACTGGGAACGAATCGTGATATGATAAAAGTTGATTACTAAGGAGAAGAGAGATGAACTCTCGACAGTTGCTGAAAATCGGTGTTCCAGAATACTGTTTGAAGACCGCGAAGACAGCGATTCAGAAAAAAGTTGCCGAAGAAAACGGAAACGGAAAAGGTTCCGGTGCAGGGAAGGTACGTGGTAAAGCGTTGAAGGAACTGGTTCAGGCTGTGGTCGCACAGCCGGAAGCGTTTCTGGAAGACCTGTCCTTTCGGCAGTTGGCTCTGGAGCTGATTGAAGATAATCGTGAAGAAGTGTTTGAGCCGATCGATTACCAGGTTTGGGGTAAAGAGGGGATCGATGAAGGTGCGTTCTCGCAGATGGATTTGGCGTGCCATGTTCCGTCAGCACGGGGTGCCGCATTGATGCCTGATGCGCATCTGGGTTATGGTCTACCGATCGGCGGAGTTCTGGCGTTGGAAGATGCAGTGATTCCGTATGCGGTTGGTGTGGACATTGCGTGCCGTATGAAGTTATCGGTGCTGGATATTTCCGTTGACGCACTAGATCAGAAACCACATCAGTTCGTGGATGCACTGAATCGGGGAACCGTATTTGGCGTGGGTGCTGCACATGAAAAGCGACAGTATCATGGTGTGATGGATCAGGACTGGACGGTTTCAAAAGTGACACGCGAAAAGAAAGACCGTGCCTGGAAGCAGCTGGGGTCTTCCGGTTCCGGTAACCACTTTGTCGAGTTCGGTGTATTGACTTTCACAGAAGCCGATGCCGAGTTGGGACTGGAAGCGGGCGAATACGTGGCGCTGCTGAGCCATAGTGGTAGCCGGGGCGCTGGTGCTGCGGTTTGCAGTACATACTCTTCAATTGCACAGGCGCGATTGCATAAACGCCATCATAAGCTGGGGCGACTGGCCTGGTTGGAAATGGATTCGGAAGCGGGCCAGGAATACTGGGCGGCGATGAATCTGATGGGTGAATATGCGGCTGCGAACCATGCAGTGATTCATCAGAATGTTTCAGAAATTCTGGGAAGCAAGGTGATTTCCGGTGTGGAAAATCATCATAACTTTGCCTGGAAAGAAGAGCATGATGGTAAGGAAGTTTTCGTACATCGCAAGGGGGCGACTCCTGCGGCGGCTGGCGAACTGGGTGTGATTCCCGGTTCAATGGCGGATCCGGCATTTGTGGTGCGTGGAAAAGGAAATCCAGCCAGCTTGAATTCGGCATCGCATGGTGCGGGGCGTTGTATGTCTCGTAACAAAGCGAAGGATAAATATCGCTGGAAAGCAGTTCGCAATGATCTGGCAAAACGCGGGATTACCGTGATTTCCGCCGGCGCTGATGAAGTGCCGGGCGTGTATAAAAACATCATGGAAGTCATGGCAGAACAGCAGGATTTGGTGGATATTGTCGCTCGATTCAATCCGAAGGTGGTGAAAATGTGCGGTGACGGAAGCCGTGCAGAGGATTGAATGGGAGTACAAAGATGAACGCAGGCAGATCGGAAGTGATTTTCCGGTCTGCCTTTTTTTGTGAGCGGAATGGCGCTAGTAACCGGTATCTGTTGCAGGACGGAACACACAAAACCGGCGGCTGGCGCCGATCCACTGACAAGGTTGAACTTATTTTCTTTGTCGATGCGTAGGAACGGCTTTGACTTTGCCGGCGCTGCGTTTGAAATCAGGGACGATGCTGGATAGGGTTTGCGGGTTGAGGCTGAAGATTGTGAAACCTCCTGTGTTGAGTTTGCGGGTGACGTCAATCTGTCCCAGAACGCGGTCACTGCTTAAAGACGCTTCTGTAGAGAGTGCGCCGATACCGGGATAGATGGGAATGCGACCGGCGAGATGCTTCTGCTGGTCTTCGATCCAGATGCGAAACTGAGTGTCGTTGTCGGTGTAATCCATGGGGCAGATGAAATCGAGGTAACCGCGCTGCGCCCAGAGCGGCCAATCCTGTGCGACCCACTCTCGACAGTCGGGATATTCGCGGAAGACAGCTGCCGAAATTTTAATACCCGGACGGATCTTACGGGCTTCGCGCTGTACCGTTTCGACGAGTCGAGTAATCTGGGCAGCGCGCCAGTCACGGTATTGGCTTTTCAGTTTGCTGTCGTAGCAATCGTCTGGCCAGTTCTGAACTTTGATGCCGGTATCGGCTTCGAATTTTGTACGACTATAATCGCTATAGCAGTGCCGATCATTGGGGTAGCGGATGTAGTCAAAGTGAATACCATCGACGGGATATTTCCTGACGACTTCCAGCATACTGTCGACTTCGAGTTGAAAGTTTTCTGGATGGGCCGGATTGAGCCAGTCGGACGGTTCTCCTTTGACGCTGACCTGGGTGCGGCCAGCCTTGCGCATTTTTCTGACGAATGAGATGGGGGCCGTCGACAGATTGTGATTGACTTTCCAGACATGGACTTCCAGTCCATGTTGATGGGCGGCTTTGAGACATTGTTCGATTTGATCGCCATATTTTTCATACGTCTGACTGCGCGGCAGTACATCGCTGGGATAGTGTGCAAGACCTCCCCAGAGCATGTTAGGGATAATCATGTTAAAGCCGGCCTCAGACAGTTCTTTGCAGGTTCGATTCCAGTCGCCGGGGTAGGGGCCTGTGGGAGAATGATCCCAGACCGCGCGGGCTTCGCGGGGAGGGCTGGCGCGTGTGAGCAGATAGATTTTAACCCGCTTCTCGCGGCATTTGCGGGCGAAGGGAATCGACTGAAAGGCCTGATTCTGCTCAAGCAGGCGTTTGGCATGCTCCAGAGATGCCGTCGTTTTGTCGAGATCGCGGGCTGCTAAATCGCGGCTGGATTGCGGCGTGACCGTTGTGATGATGTGACGCCTTAAATCGGCAAAAGTCTGGAACGGGCCGACCTGATCGGCCTGTTTAATTGTGGCGGCAGCGATG
This window of the Gimesia fumaroli genome carries:
- a CDS encoding glycoside hydrolase family 10 protein yields the protein MFAQIPYLILLSVVFSTGPETVLDDFHYATSSELRKSWTELKGTLPLAMQRSDGKNVLLLSAPFSSNPEIIRAGLDKQTHLDLTTPGTFTLDVKPDSPNSNHQVSLYFKSGPGWYSTSARVKGHDWHTLRFPKSDFRAEDKPAGWDKIETIRLVVWRESDSEPDARFQVRDLKAATNEIVIVVPDLELQKKEATTFSAADRIENFLQTAGIPCDRISEPELTTQSLGKRSVAILPFNPNISSKACGTLNQFMERGGKVFLNFNIPSALEKNLGIKKGNYFKPDASGALSAIRLKDTKIQGLPAEVKQASWNLVTGIPAGHGARVVGVWVDETGKPARKPALIVSNRGAYFSHLILGDDPANKQALLTAIMGHFQPKLWDSIAAATIKQADQVGPFQTFADLRRHIITTVTPQSSRDLAARDLDKTTASLEHAKRLLEQNQAFQSIPFARKCREKRVKIYLLTRASPPREARAVWDHSPTGPYPGDWNRTCKELSEAGFNMIIPNMLWGGLAHYPSDVLPRSQTYEKYGDQIEQCLKAAHQHGLEVHVWKVNHNLSTAPISFVRKMRKAGRTQVSVKGEPSDWLNPAHPENFQLEVDSMLEVVRKYPVDGIHFDYIRYPNDRHCYSDYSRTKFEADTGIKVQNWPDDCYDSKLKSQYRDWRAAQITRLVETVQREARKIRPGIKISAAVFREYPDCREWVAQDWPLWAQRGYLDFICPMDYTDNDTQFRIWIEDQQKHLAGRIPIYPGIGALSTEASLSSDRVLGQIDVTRKLNTGGFTIFSLNPQTLSSIVPDFKRSAGKVKAVPTHRQRK
- a CDS encoding RtcB family protein — its product is MNSRQLLKIGVPEYCLKTAKTAIQKKVAEENGNGKGSGAGKVRGKALKELVQAVVAQPEAFLEDLSFRQLALELIEDNREEVFEPIDYQVWGKEGIDEGAFSQMDLACHVPSARGAALMPDAHLGYGLPIGGVLALEDAVIPYAVGVDIACRMKLSVLDISVDALDQKPHQFVDALNRGTVFGVGAAHEKRQYHGVMDQDWTVSKVTREKKDRAWKQLGSSGSGNHFVEFGVLTFTEADAELGLEAGEYVALLSHSGSRGAGAAVCSTYSSIAQARLHKRHHKLGRLAWLEMDSEAGQEYWAAMNLMGEYAAANHAVIHQNVSEILGSKVISGVENHHNFAWKEEHDGKEVFVHRKGATPAAAGELGVIPGSMADPAFVVRGKGNPASLNSASHGAGRCMSRNKAKDKYRWKAVRNDLAKRGITVISAGADEVPGVYKNIMEVMAEQQDLVDIVARFNPKVVKMCGDGSRAED